The region TGCCCAACCTATTAATATTTAGCGATGTGAACTCAGACAACAGTGACTTGGCTAACCATTAATGTAAGTTTACATCACCTTTCATATACTTTATGTGAATAAAAATTTGCATTTCCCAAAGTTATACCTACCCTTAAATTGATTTAAATAAGCTACCTAAGGATAAAACATGTCATATTTCTTTAAAAAAACAAATTTGTTAATGCTATTAATTTTATCGATGATTAGCTTACTCACTGTTAATCTGGCTATTGCGGAGGTGGCTGTGATAGTACACCCGAGTAATACATCTGATTTTGATCAATCTATTATTAAAAAAATGTTCCTCGGAAAGCAGAAATCATTTTCAAACGGCAGAACCGCCATCATGCTCAGTGTCAGTAATACTGATCCAGTGATGACCGAGTTCAATCAAAAAGTGATGGATAAGTCTAATTCACAAATCAAAGCGTACTGGT is a window of Shewanella sp. VB17 DNA encoding:
- a CDS encoding phosphate ABC transporter substrate-binding protein; the encoded protein is MSYFFKKTNLLMLLILSMISLLTVNLAIAEVAVIVHPSNTSDFDQSIIKKMFLGKQKSFSNGRTAIMLSVSNTDPVMTEFNQKVMDKSNSQIKAYWSKIIFTGKGTPPQEMPSASEVISSVSTNPDSIGYIDAAAATDAVRVVATF